The Humulus lupulus chromosome 7, drHumLupu1.1, whole genome shotgun sequence region AAAGAGGTGCACCGTAGAAGTgtcttatatttttaataatatttatattaaaaaaataaattcaaataaaattttACTATAAACGGGATAGGTTTGGGATGGGAACATGTCCCCCTCGTGCCCCGTTGGCGAGGGGTGGATACGGTTAAATTAACATCCCTACCTTTATACATGTTCCAAATGATTACTATTTCAATTTAAatgtttttgtatatttttttaatgcatATTGTCAGACTCAACAAATAAGGAAAGAATGGAAGTGCTAGGGAGAGAGATGGTTGGGCACTGCTCTGGTTTGCCATTAGCCATCATCATGCTCAGTGGGCTTCTATCTGAAAAACAAACAGTTAAAGAGTGGGAGGACATGAAAGGAAATGTGATGAAATATATAGCTGAAAGCAATAGAAAAGATGATGACTCGCTAAAAAATGGTTTATGGGTGTTAGGTTTGAGTTACGACGAGCTTCCATTTTACATAAAACCTTGTTTTCTATACTTGGCTCATTATCCTGAAGACGCCACCATACGAGTAAAAGAAGTATGTCGCATGCTGGTTGCAGAAGGCTTTATAGCACCAAGTGAAATGAATTCAACAAAAGCTATTGAGGATGTGGCATATGATTGCTTAAATGAGTTTGTGAAGAGGAGCATGATTCAGGTAGAAAATTGGGGTTCGACTGGAAGAATAAAAACATTTCGCATTCATGATCTCATGCGAGAATTTTGCTTGTCCAAAGGTCGAGATGATTTATTTATACAGTTTGTTGATTTGAGGAATAAGGCGGAAGAGGCACTAAAATCTGTATCTGACATCATAAGGAGAGTTGCCGTTTATACTACATATGATGATTTTCATTCTATCAATTTTTTTCATAAAGCAAATAAGTCTCTCAGGTGTCTTGTTGTAGATATGAGAAAGGAGAGAATCATTGAACCAATGCTTGAACGAGTGTCCAGTTTTCTCATGCTCAgagttttaaatttaagtttatatatGGGTCCCAACGACCGTGAATTGCCTAAAGAAATTGGGCAACTTATTCACCTAAGATGGTTTAAAATTAGGTGTGGCTTTTTTATGACGATCCCATCTTCTATTGGCAATTTGAGACGGCTACAGACTTTCAAGTTAGATGCTGAAGTTGTGAGTATTTGGAGAGTGGAGTGGAAAATTCCAAAGGTATTGTGGAAGTGGGAACAACTGAGGCATTTATGCTTGCCCAATCCTTATGGCCTAGCATCTAGTAAATGGTCGAGGTCTAGTAAATGGTTGAGGTTACCTAATCCTCGAAATTTACAAACATTGGAAGGTGTTCAAACCAAGTACCTCGCTATGGATGATTTTCTGATGTTGATAAATCTCAAGAAATTAAAGATTTATGTGGATAAAGATTTGGGAAGAATTTACCACGATCCCGAAAATAACAATTTCACTTGTCTTGAGAGTTTACAAGTGGTTAGTAACGAGCGCTTCATAATAGAAATTGTTCCTATTATATTAAGCTACCCTCGAATTTACAAGCTCAAAATAATGCATGTGCGGTTAGTAAAATTACCAGAAGTCAGCCAATTTTCTCCAAACCTTATGAAGCTAGCTTTGAAAGAGACTTTTCTTGAGGATGATCCAATGCCAACACTGGAAAAGCTACCGAATTTGAGAGTCCTTTACTTTTATTATGGTAGCTTTACTGGGGATAAGATGGTTTGCTCAAAAGGAGGTTTTCCTCGACTAGAATCTCTTCATTTTGAATCTCTTCATAGTGGAAATGTTGGCCTGAAAGAGTGGAAGGTGGAAAAAGGGGCCTTGTCTAGTCTTCGCTTTTTGGTGATTGATTATTGCAGAAGATTGAGTGGAGTTTCGGATGGATTAAAATACATTACTACGCTTAAGGAAATGAAGATTCAAACTATGCCTAGAGAATTCAAAAAAAGGTTGGAGAAAGGCGGAGATGATTTCTACAAAGTCCAACACGTCCCATCTCGAATATTTTTCAACTGCAATTATGCAGGTACGTACGTATATATAAggaaattctcctataggggcttcactttaagccttaccggtagggctctcattgttctcgacctgtgaatattttttagcgcgattttttttatgactatgtatattgtagttatttagagtatcctgtaaattttcaaaaaaattcgaatagtttacagtacaaaaaactaagttcaaacatgttgttacacgcatgactaattttttttatgctcgTGAAAATCAAcgtgtttgaacttagttttcggtactataaactattcagtATTTTCTGAAAATTgacagaatgctctaaatagttacatatgcacggtcataaaaaaaaaatcgcgctgaaaactgttcatgggtcgaGAACATTAAAAGCTCCACcgatagagcttaaagtgaattCCCTAGGAATTGtctcatatatatacatatttttttatactaattttgtttatatgtatatacatgTGCATTAATTAATTACTCTACCCATTTTCTCTGGTATTCCTATTAATGCAGCTTGGTGAGAAGAGTTTTGAGCTATACCATAAGCTCAGCATTTGGATCATGAGTTTGCCAGTAGCTCGAAGAGGATCTCTACTTCACTTAAACAATGATGAAATTGTGCGTGTGTGtgttttaattattatgtgtcGATTTTCTCGTGGCAAAACTAATTGTTGAATAATGTTTGGATTGTGTGTTTGTGTGTTTTAATTCTGCGTGGCTTTTTTCAGTTTTAATGTTTGCttctactttggattgaagtcaCAACTGCAAACTTGAAGCATGTGatgattttaattagtttttttttaatatgtaattttactttttataagtaaatGCATATATTTGGGGAGACTGATCATCTGTCCAGTTTGTGTATCTTATTTTCTGTCCATCAAATAATAATAGGACACATATCCACTAACTCACTCCAATGTAAACTTTGTTTTTATGGTAACAAATAAAAATCAAGTAAATCATTTCAAGAAAACCCAATAAGTACaccaatgaaataaaaaaaataaaaaaaacctaaTACTGTTTATATAATTCATTTTTTGTGTGTGGCtttgaatatatataattaaaaataatttatttagaaagaaaaacaaattcttataaaatcattaaaatttatttatatacttGTGCTCAAAAAATaatccttaatttttttttctacattttaaaataatgatttaGTATGGAAAACTTGACCCCTTATGCATCTTAACAGAGTAATTTTTTTACATGACAAAGTTAAAAATCCAAGGAGCCTTCCTGGAATAATGATATAGACCACCGGTGAATAATTCAAGGAGTCTTCCCAGAGAAAAGTCGTAATTTGAATAGGTCAACCAGTGAAATGACAACTTGATTGCTTTATGATCACAACTGTGAATGCATCATGGCTAATAAGTTGATAAGAAGATAAGTATTCCACTATATTGATGAGACCTCTTCTTCAGTGCACAATCTTTGGGATAAAATCAGATTCTGGGTTGCTACTTGGGTGTATAAAACGAAAGAATTTGAGGATGTGTCCTTTTTGGATCTTTGTAGGGAGTGGGTGCAGTTGTGGTCAtaattttagttttcttttttccATATGTTACCACGGTTTTCCTCCGCCATAAGTAAGGGTTTTCAATATTATTGAGAAGAGGTCACTTCGACCTCTTACtcttttctcaaaaaaaaaaaaaagtattccACTATATTGAACCAAAGATATTGAAAA contains the following coding sequences:
- the LOC133789366 gene encoding probable disease resistance RPP8-like protein 2 produces the protein MEVLGREMVGHCSGLPLAIIMLSGLLSEKQTVKEWEDMKGNVMKYIAESNRKDDDSLKNGLWVLGLSYDELPFYIKPCFLYLAHYPEDATIRVKEVCRMLVAEGFIAPSEMNSTKAIEDVAYDCLNEFVKRSMIQVENWGSTGRIKTFRIHDLMREFCLSKGRDDLFIQFVDLRNKAEEALKSVSDIIRRVAVYTTYDDFHSINFFHKANKSLRCLVVDMRKERIIEPMLERVSSFLMLRVLNLSLYMGPNDRELPKEIGQLIHLRWFKIRCGFFMTIPSSIGNLRRLQTFKLDAEVVSIWRVEWKIPKVLWKWEQLRHLCLPNPYGLASSKWSRSSKWLRLPNPRNLQTLEGVQTKYLAMDDFLMLINLKKLKIYVDKDLGRIYHDPENNNFTCLESLQVVSNERFIIEIVPIILSYPRIYKLKIMHVRLVKLPEVSQFSPNLMKLALKETFLEDDPMPTLEKLPNLRVLYFYYGSFTGDKMVCSKGGFPRLESLHFESLHSGNVGLKEWKVEKGALSSLRFLVIDYCRRLSGVSDGLKYITTLKEMKIQTMPREFKKRLEKGGDDFYKVQHVPSRIFFNCNYAAW